The genomic interval TTGTGCAGCCTCTTTAGGGTCGTTACATTGGTTGATGAAGTCACAGATCTCCTGACTGTTCATGATGAAGTTAATGCCGTCAGTGGTGAGTGCCAGAAAGGAGTCGTGGACGTGGTGCAACTGATAATACAGGTAGACTTAAATCAGTACAGCTCGAAATATAAATAGCTTTTGaatattgaaattttatttatatttaatatatatattaatatttcataatgtcatcaaaaatatttaactCAAAAGTACTCAATGTAAAATTCTATGAATTGTATGCATAAATACTAGGGCTGGGGTCGATATCATTTTTTAACCTAATTGATTACATGTTGATTAATTAATGAATCGCAAATTACATTTGACTGTAAAAACACCtccaaaagattatttaaagtgtattaaatgagaaattactaaataaagtgcatacatttttttgtgtgaactatccctttaaagttttttttcctttaaaaaaaaattctaaataagaaactaaaacatCCAGTAGGTGGGggtaaatgtctttatgagtcattcattaatttgattcattcattcatatcggCATTGGTCGttaagtttttctgtttggccgatGCATTCGTCGCCggatttttattttgatggcatTGAGAATGacagtgctcacattctccctcGTTCGCTGTTGTCTTTAACAGTTCGgtctaatatggatagaagtctACCTAATAATCGGATAGAACTGTTAAACAAAAGGAAATGCATGCGAAAagtattaaaactatttattttacattattagtaatagaaaggcaaatattataatactttctcattttCCGTTAGCATTCAgctatataatttaaacaaatctttgaatgactaatatatatttcatttcacaAACTTAGCCGAATCCAGCTGCGAAATCTTAGTGTGCATTTGTATACTGCATGATTGCGTGTTCTCTGCGTGACGGTCGGTCCGTGTGAACTGAATGCAGACAGGAGAGTTCAGCTTCACCCGAGATGCACGATCGAcaaactttaaactcgtgatttccAATTATGCTGCTCTTTATCTGCTTTATATCGAccaccctgctttccaagatgTCCTAGGTTGTCCAAAACCTAATATCAGTCAACCATTAGCTTTTACTTATTTTACGTATATTTTACGTAGCTTTTACGTATTTGGAGTCTCTGCGCGAGAGCTTTGGTTGAAAATGTAATAGTGATCACAAAattgtgcttcactgaaagatacgcaTGACAATCACAGCTTCTGCCTAATTGCAATTTATCAACTTTGCAACTTCATTTCAATTAAACGTGTAGCCCTAACTCATACAGGAGTATTTTTGGCCAAATATCTTGAAATTTAGTGCATAACTGCATTCATGAAGTTGTTACCATGAATCATATTTGTCCACATTCAACTGTATTAAATGAATATGAAGTACAGGTCTGGGGACAGggacgtgtatatatatatatattagtggtgggcatagattaattttcttaatctagattaaaatggctcattcgaattctgccaaaggctcatctcctgtttccaaaatgcatcacaatgtgcttgaaaaagctgtaaacaaattccacattgcacaaagtgcaaacaaccttacgcctgtttcacacatactccgtctgcagtgcgtatgcgttgcatattttttacgcacccatgttaacggattccagttgcattccaggagcgttgcgtctgcaacAGTGCAGCGATCATTTACGTAcagagtagcggactgcaaacgcgtcctgtgtgaaagcacatagagtccgtgctgcaccacatacgtaacacaCAGgcactgcatacgcactgcagacagaggatgtgtgaaacaggcgtgtacagggctgtagctggggtcagcggggacccggtgaaggttgtaccagtgggccctctTTGAAattgttcgtttatttttatttatttgttctatttacacaatgtttacatttttttcaagtttgtaggtgtcaaggtacagaaaccaaataattaaatgtaaaatagcactggatagtcttcaatttaaaaatgaaatatacaatcaaaacctacatttattcagacaccttcaacatttctcacattattacagttttgctatatatatcaaaaaatcaggtgtctgaataatttttggtttgactgttaaaactacaaagttaTTCAGTCAAAAGCAgcaagtgattttcattttcttggattaacattacagcagccagtagctaaattagacgCGGTCACGTTAAGAGACGACGAACGCATCcattataatacacatcccatttttttcctcaactgtttactttcacttaagaaataacagttttttcaagcataatttccatgacatattttgtatatatttgtcggcacaagagcaaaaataagcaaattcgatgttcaagtgttttgagacgtctttctctgcgtgagccctgaacaccagaacactgcgggtactgaattgggctctttcacatctttttgttttttattcaaactGCGATGGTATTTGTTCGTTcatgaggagaacttcgcagaagagagcacggttcagtgtcgctgtccgtgatacgcggctctctctctctcccgaaAACAGCGCGCGAgcaaccagctactctgttcagcttttccgcgtcttgtgtttggatgctttaatgtttaaatggatAAGGGATAAGCTTTTGtgacgatgcacagcagtggcctgtcaactgtcctgagcatctttttaggctggcctcagccagagggttatttaaaatatcaaggtgaaagtcatcatagcttgcttagtttAGACCCAGCTCTCAATCCAACTTTAagaatagattaacagcgatattttattttaaatcgcccgataagagtctcacattAACGCAGCATGTTAACGCCAATagcggcccaccactaatatatatcgAATATAGTCAGCACATTATTAATATGTTAGTGAATCTAAAAGAAAAAGCTCTCACTGAAATCCTCTTAGTCTCTGGTTCTGCGATGACACCTGACGTTTTGAGGTCAAAATCTCCAATGCTGCGTGTCATGGCCAGTCTGCCATTGACATGAGGCTGACCCAAACTGTTCCACGTAATACAACCTCCAGTCTTCCGTATTCTTCAGAAACAAACAGATTGTGATTAAAACATGCGCTCTGCAATGCAATATCTCAGTGTGCTCAGAGCAGTTAGTGTACCTCTCTTTTTCATCCTTTCTCTCAGGCGTGTGATCCTCAGTGAGTTTGAGGGCTTTTCCTTTGCGGCACAGCATGGCTCGGCTGTCCCCCACACTGCCCACCACCAGCTCGATCCCATCTCTCAGCAGGGCCACAGTGGCCGTGGTCCCTGCACTCAACAGAGAGGCTGTAACACACCAGAGAGCGAGGCATGATGGTTAGTTTGTGATGCGTTGACGGTCACAGAAACATTATAACATGAGATATAGAGTTTGTATCTGTTTTAGCACAATCACACACAGAAAATAGACAGCTATTTACTTAGTCTTGATTTGCATGTAATGCTAGTACACTATACTACACAATACCGTGCACAATACTGAGTTTCCAAAAGAAATGATGTACTGGAGTGGTCAAGGCAAGCAGGTAGCATTGTGACTTTGACTAACTAAGGCACATAGGACATTAAAAAGTAAACATCATTGTTTAGGCAAAACATTATGCATagtgcttaaaaataaaaaaaagcataaaagcaaTAGATTTTATCTCTTTTTAGCAAATAGCATTTCTTCACTGAAAATGACTCCCGCAGTAAATATTCTACAGTGTTCAGTTCTCTGACAAATAAAACTATTGTTATCAATACACAAAACAAGCTTTGAACACAACTAATCAATAATTTTCCAGCAACCAACACATGTGAAGAAGGCAGAGCACAGTAAAGGGagataaagagaaagacagaaaggaaagaaagagagaaaggtcAGGAACCTTCCAAAAGTCCACGCAAGGACCCGCTGGAGCAATCTAACCCTCCGGCCTCCATAAAGGTACCGCAGAGCTGCAGCTCTTATAGGGGTAAGCTGGGTCCGCGGCTGTTGTAAATATAACACGCACACACAGGGCAAGATTGGACATGTCACGCAGCAGGCCACACTAGTGGGCCACACACTACATGAATATGATGGACCTAGTATAAATCGTATTTATTCTATCACAACAGCATTTCATATccttataaacaacatttttttttaaccatgtatttatattatatactaaaGGTGGGACTCAAGTCATCTTTGATAATCTTTCAATTCAAGATGTTTCTATAATTCCTGATGCATCAATTTTTTCAGCGTAAGGTGcaaatttttactatattaagaTTTATAGGCTAAATCTGTTATGATGAACAGAAATGGAATAAATGAGCATAGCTTCGAGGTTTAATTTTACTTAAGTTTGTTAACAAATTAATGTACATCACTTTTCAGCCctataaaaatagaaaagaattAAAATTAGACAAAAACATTGATAAAGGTTCTGCATGCCACAGCACAGATATCTGACTACTTACAACAAGCGGAGTAAAGGagcaaacattttcaaaaacttaaatattaattttaaaaacagcaaatataatttacagttccctaaatgtacacacacatatacattatatatatatatatatttagcttgtcactaaaacaaattccttgtatgcctaagcatacttggcaataaagctctttctgattctgatgaaatgtatttatttgttatagtaaaaggttttataattatttgcaaTGTAAGAATACTGATGCATCTAGGAATCATTTTTAACCCACCCCTAGTATACACAAGCATGTAAGTGCTATGTTGTTGGGATGGATGCAGTTTACAGAGCCAAAGAGAAATCTGTGAATAATCATGACAAGACTATAAAGGTACTGACTGCTCTGTATAAGGGATCATAGTCAAAATCATGTATTTAGTCTGCATTGTCATGTTCAGTTCACAAATGTCCATTTGGCTCTGTTACATGTTTACCTGATGCatcaaaacaataattatttaagaCTCTAAAACAACAGCTGAGAGACTAAGCATgcttaaacaacaaataaatcggTAAAATAGGACCTACCATCTGCACTGATGTGAAGATCCCTGGCTAAAGCTTTGTCCACCTCAAGAAATGCTTTGGTTAAAACTAATTCCAAGTTATCCTCGTCTTCTGCAATGTCTCTGAAACACatgaaaaatacaacataaaaagtTAGCTACCCTGAAACACAACATGCCCCAATTCAGAAGCCCATTATGGAATGGTTTAAACCGGTTTAGATACTCAGTCCTCTTGAATTAATTCCAAGAACGAGTCAAGTTAGTAAATGCAGAGCTTGCGTTCCAACAAAGCTCTACGTGAGTAAAATCATGagcttttatattcttttttatattcTCTCTTACATATTCTTgccaaattcataaaaaatttaatataagcccactaattaaatataatataatataatataatattaataatactgctTTATCCAGAGGAAAATATTCTGAATCAGCAGAGAAATATACTAGTGGGTTTAGATGCAAGATGAAAATGGATTTGTTTCACCCTTCCATTTTCTGCATGGAGTTTTTACTTTCACAAGACATTGGGAtaagaggatccattggtgagcaaatgatgtaatgctgaattttggCATATCGGTTTTGATAAAGacacaaactaatctacatcttgaatgaccTAAGGGTGAGTAAAATCTCAGCAAATTTTTACTTAAACAGTGATgaccaaaattattagaacaatagtattttcaccagctaaaaatggTTTCAAGTTTCTaacttttgctgtagtgtgtcaataggcaaaatgaatatttggaaatgtaaactgatatttcctactgacacaaaacagaaaaagataaaaaataactgacttaaaaccatttttagctggtgaaaataggCTACTAGTGCTCTAATCATttgtactattcctttaaaaccactgATCCTTACTTAATATACTTCTCCATGTTTCTGTGGCAGAAATCAGCAGCCTCTGCTCCTCCATGCCCATCAAACACTGCAAAGTACATGATGTTGTCCGTCATCTGCGATAGCTGATAGCGGTCTTCGTTCACCTTCCGCAGGCCAATCTGCGATGCACAGCCCACCTTGGACAGGCTAACTTTAGGAATGGGTTTACCATATCGGATGCTCGACGGAAGCAAGATGGGCAAATCAATGCGGTTGTCCCAGATCCCAAAGGAGTCCCAGGTAGTTGGCAGGCCACTGCTGTCCGGATCAAAGCGAGAGTTGCTGCACAGAGGAGATGATGGCGTGTGTAGAGCCCGTTTTGGGTCTTGTTGGTGGATGCTAGTTAGGCCGAGGGCAGCCCTGCAGCAGACACGGGATCCGCGGAGCGTGGCATATCGCACAAGAAGAGCCACTGACATACTCCGTAGCAGGATACTAAACTTTCTGAACAGGCAATAAGAGTCTGAAACAAATGGCCCTTAAATATGCTCCAAAAACCAATGCAGAATGTGGATACACTGGTCTCTGTAAATAAACAGTCTTGAACAGGAGTTCTCtgaaaaacaaggaaaataaattattgaCTTACCCTGAGGCTTGTTAATCCCTAGAGTGTACATACTATGTAACAAAGCACGTAGCTTTCAGCTGTCTCAAAATGTagcgagatgtaaacaaagaCAGACAGCACATTGGGGTCACCTATGATTTCTAAAAATAGCTACTTAGCTCACTGGGTTTTCAAACACAGCCTTTGTTTGAACACTAATAATAAGATTACAGCTCCTCCCACTGAAGTCAATGATTAAAAACATGAGACATATGTACATAATACATGCCTAAAAATTTTTTTGCATAGGTAGTGGTTAGGTATAAGAAATTCTTTGTTTAATCACTAAACAATGTTTTGACTTTCCCAATGGAGGCATTCAGCAACACTACAACTGTGCCCCACCCCCTATTTAACTCATACTACAATTCATACGTTATAAACCAATGACCcgcaaaaacaacataaaaacggTCATTTCTAATGGAAATAACCAAATTATAGATAGACGGGCGAAGAAACATCGAGTTAAATATGAATAGAGGGTAAATAAACATGACGTAACTCCTCGCTTatataacaacatgctagcaaaacaTTCAAACCGCTCTCTATTAAAGGTTTAAACAAAAAACGGTAAAGCAAAATAGCTGAAACAGACATAGATTACAGAATAAGCGAATTATtgagtttaaacatttaacacaacATGCAAAACGGAGAATAATCCTCGAGCTTTCGGAGCTGGCGCTGCTAGCAAGCAAACGGATTTCTCAACGACAAACCGCGAATGTTGTATAATTTCTAGACGTTTATTTGCTACTTACCTTTAACTGATATGATGACAATGATATCtggtatgtatttatttaacttaaCGGGTTAACTGAAATGTATTATCGTACAGTAGGTGATTTCTTCTTTTAGGTGCTGCACACAAACCGCCTAATGAAGGAAAATACATGTGGGCCAATCAGATCCCTCCGTTTCGTCGGTGGGGTTCAATCAGTTGATTGGCCAGACTAATGTGATTGACATAGCTCTAAACCAATGAGTTAAGGGAGACTGTAGCGTCAGAAGCTTGTTgatattattgtttgttttaattgtatttataaaatgtctCATAGCGATTaaatatttatctaaattaaatcATACAGATAACTTTTGACATAAAAAGCTTGAAGAGGGATGTCATGATATACAGAATGACAGTCACTGTCACCATTCACGCTTTTGTATGGAAAACACGAATGTGAATTGTGACTTCTGAGTTTTCATTCCCCGCTCTTTTATCTTAACATCGCCTTTATGTTCTGTGGAAAAAACTGACGGTCATTGTGGACAGGTTGTCCTATTCCACATATAAAACAACTCGATGGTAAAAGCAACAAATACAGAAGATAAGATTCAGTATACTTTCGTTTTGTGGGAAGTTTTGAATAGTATCGTTTTGCCTGAAACAAGCCTTACCGGTTTAACTTTCGTGTTTGCAATTTAAGACGAAGAGAATCTCTTCAGGAGTCTGTTGAACTGTTCTTCTCGTGCATCAGCTGTGATCATGCTGTGTTTTTGGGGAGCGCAAGTCAGAGAGGGTTTGGGGCTGGTGAAGGCTGAACAAGTCAAAAAAGGCAAGTGTGGATTGCGATGCTTATGTCCAAAAACAGCAGTTCAGGACATGTCAGCTGGAAGGAGTTTTGCTGGATTTATCCGGGATGGGAAGGTCTCGGTCCTGAGATTGCGCAGTGAAGACTATAATCATGATGGAAAACTAAGTATGATACACTAATGACACATTAGGTCATAgtttaaagataaaaatgtaagataaatgccatatatttatatttggtcTACTGATACtgtatgtttattaatttaatggcATTATAATGAAAGTGTGTTCATTTTTATAGTCTGAGAAGTTGAACTgatgaaaataatttatgtacTACAGAGAAACTACAGCTAAAGAATAAAACATTCAGACAAATTGTGTTTGGAGGAGATGGTGCGGTGCTTCTTGCTAATGCAGGAAATGTTCTCATTATGGACAAATCTACTGTGTGCAAGTATGTTTATGGAGATCAAACAGAATAAATGATCATAAATGATAGTATCTGACAGATTGTCTTGTCTCTGCAGGCCTCTCAAAGGTCTGGAAAATAGGCAGGTGATTCAGATCACATGTGGAGACCATCATTCAATGGCGCTAACTAAGGGTATTGACAACTATTTCACCTGCCATTTGCTTTCATCTTTTAACATCTCATGATTGAGATGAATTGATTGAGGTTTGAGTGTAGATGTTGAGAGCTGTTGCTCTTTCAGATGGTCAGGTGTTCGTATGGGGGGAGAACTCTCACGGTCAGCTGGGTTTGAGGAAAGATCATCCCGGCTCTCCGTCTGCTCAACATGTTCAGAGTCTGAGTGGGGTCCCGCTGGCTCAGATCAGCGCTGGAGGAGACCACAGCTTTGTGTTGTCTCTCTCTGGAGTCGTGTTTGGATGGGGAAAGAACTCTGCTGGACAGCTGGGCCTCGGAGACACTACAGGTCTGATCGTTTCATCATGTAAAAGCTAAATCAGTAACAGTATGAAAGTACACATAAATGTACTAAATATGTGCTATACTGTAAAATCTATATCAAAGCATGAATATGATGTATGTGGAAGTGATTAACTGACTGTTTTACTACCACAGACAGACACGTCCCAACGGTTGTAAATAGTCTGAATGGGAAGAAAACTGTGTCCATCTCGTGTGGAGGTGAACACACTGCCACTTTATCAAAGGTACTATGTTCATAATATATTAGATGTTATACTGTATTTAGCATAAAAACAAGCTGGACAGAAAATAATTagtaaatgtttcatgtttcaggGTGGCACAGTGTTCACATTTGGATCTGGAGGCTCTGGTCAGCTTGGGCACAAATCATTTAGAGATGAGCATCATCCGCGGGTGGTTGGTGAACTGTGGGGATCTGAAGTGTCACAGGTCACGTGTGGGAGGTAAAGACTGTTCGTAAGCTTTATTAGCAATCAGCATCTCAGAGCAATAGTACAGATTTTTTTATGCACTGTTCTATGTCTCTCATACAAAATTCCTTACATGGTTAACATGTCTGATGTTTGAGTTCTGCTCAATAAATTAGGCATTCAATTCTTTTTTCATAAGACATCACACACTCGTATCAGTCGCATCGTCAAAGCTGATCTACTCATTTGGATGCTGGATCCAAGGGAAGCCTGGAAATGGCAAAATGATCAAGAAGTTTGTGCCTTTCCCTGTGGATCTGTCAACTAGTAATTAAAAATCATTTCTTCGCAATGGTCCATTTTATCatcaatatttgtataatattcatGATGATGCTCAGAGATCTGAACGAAGTATTTGTTGCACACAGAATGTAATCGTGAATATACGATTGAAAAGCTTATTGCTGGGGAGAATCATTACTTTGCCTTGTTTTTCAAAGTAAGACATGGTagttttcattcataaattatttaaattattgttgcACTGTTATTACTtatgttttttcttgtttgttgttgttgttgttgttttttctgtagGGACTTGGCAACATATCTGCAATGTCTAAACCCAATCCTAGTAAAGGGATTGTGACATTAAATGAGAGGATGATTGAACGTTGGGTGTCAGAAAGAGATTCATGGGTAACGATAAAGAGGTGAGTGCCTGACTCAGTTTTATAGACAGActtctgttttcatttatgtgtaattaagaaaatatttccaAAGTGTTTGTCAGTTTTTGTCTGAGTTTTACTGAAGGATTCATCAAATAGATTTGACTTGTAAGTAGAGTATTAGAAGTCTTACTAGTATTTCTGTGGCCTGTAATTTATATATGTTAGGGTAATGCAAATAAATGGACAATATTTACAGGGAAATAACAAAGATGTTCTCCTCTGCTGCCTGTTTGAATGGAAGTTTTCTCAAAGCAAGGTAATTCTGAAGTAGATATGTCTAGTCATGTTTCAGCCCAAAACAAATCTGCTGAAAGCATCACAAATAtctatgaatgtttttttctttttgtagccAAGATGAACAGGATTTTGAACTGGCTGAAAAAGCTTTTTCAAAGTTATTAGGGAATGAAAAGGTGATATCAAAGGTAATAGTAAATCCAAAATATCCAGTTTGTTTAACAGGTTTAACATTAAGGGGCTGAAAAGGGTTTTACTTTCACAAACTGAGAGAACTTAATTTGTATGCAACCTGAaattcctttaattttttttttatctcaggtAATGAAGGTGGTTGAACAGATGCTTCGTTCTCTGAATCCGAATCCAGTTGGTGAGGAATCGCTGAGAATTTACATTCTCCTCCCTGAGCTCATCAGATGTATCCAGAAACAACAACGAACTGAACTCACTGAAGCTCTGGCCTCCAAAATCCTTCAGCTGGATCCCGATGCTCACAAGGTGTTAGGTAAAGCTGGGAGAACTTTCAGCCTTTCACTTGTGTTTTTGGCTTTGTTGCATTTGTCTAAGTATTTTTAGGTTATATTCTCAGAGAAGTACTGGTCCAAACTCCCGGATGGTTGGCTCAAAAGCCTGGTGAAGTTATTTCGTAAAGCATCTGCTGAACTGATTGGCCAGATTTCTTATGGTAAAATGAACCAGGATATACAGTGCTTGGAGAAGTTTTTGAAGATTCTTCAGACTATCCATCAGGTGCCTTTTTTAAACACTGGATTAAGATGTAATTTAATCAGTCATCCTATAATACTCTATTTGCTTATACTTTATTCTGAAGGTCTGCTGCAGTGCCAACAGAGACATCCCAAACAGGGATTTCATCATTCATGAGATCAATGATCTACTAGATATGGTAAGAAGCAAAGCAATAGTGAATACTGCTGAACAGAATTCTTTTCTTTGAGGAATACTAAAATACAAGAAAATTCTCTTTTTTCTACATCAATAGCTGCAAGTCACCTTGGAATACCTGAAAGAGTGCAATGATGTCTATGAAATAGTTTTGAAACAACATTACTACATTGTGGGTATTGAAGGCTTGTAACAtgataaaagtaaatatttgcatgaactttttatgttttttgtttaataacttAAACCTATATTTCTCCCATGCATCTTTCTTTCAGAgaactattaaaatattattgaagTTCCCTTTTGCGGCTGATTCTGCATCTAAATGGAGAATGTTTTGTGTAAGTGACATATACCATGCTAATCT from Carassius auratus strain Wakin chromosome 26, ASM336829v1, whole genome shotgun sequence carries:
- the LOC113044038 gene encoding protein phosphatase 1K, mitochondrial; this translates as MSVALLVRYATLRGSRVCCRAALGLTSIHQQDPKRALHTPSSPLCSNSRFDPDSSGLPTTWDSFGIWDNRIDLPILLPSSIRYGKPIPKVSLSKVGCASQIGLRKVNEDRYQLSQMTDNIMYFAVFDGHGGAEAADFCHRNMEKYIKDIAEDEDNLELVLTKAFLEVDKALARDLHISADASLLSAGTTATVALLRDGIELVVGSVGDSRAMLCRKGKALKLTEDHTPERKDEKERIRKTGGCITWNSLGQPHVNGRLAMTRSIGDFDLKTSGVIAEPETKRISLHHVHDSFLALTTDGINFIMNSQEICDFINQCNDPKEAAQCISEQALQYGSEDNSTIIVVPFGAWGKHKSCDVSFSFSRSFVSTSRWA
- the LOC113044040 gene encoding probable E3 ubiquitin-protein ligase HERC4 translates to MLCFWGAQVREGLGLVKAEQVKKGKCGLRCLCPKTAVQDMSAGRSFAGFIRDGKVSVLRLRSEDYNHDGKLKKLQLKNKTFRQIVFGGDGAVLLANAGNVLIMDKSTVCKPLKGLENRQVIQITCGDHHSMALTKDGQVFVWGENSHGQLGLRKDHPGSPSAQHVQSLSGVPLAQISAGGDHSFVLSLSGVVFGWGKNSAGQLGLGDTTDRHVPTVVNSLNGKKTVSISCGGEHTATLSKGGTVFTFGSGGSGQLGHKSFRDEHHPRVVGELWGSEVSQVTCGRHHTLVSVASSKLIYSFGCWIQGKPGNGKMIKKFVPFPVDLSTKCNREYTIEKLIAGENHYFALFFKGLGNISAMSKPNPSKGIVTLNERMIERWVSERDSWVTIKREITKMFSSAACLNGSFLKASQDEQDFELAEKAFSKLLGNEKVISKVMKVVEQMLRSLNPNPVGEESLRIYILLPELIRCIQKQQRTELTEALASKILQLDPDAHKVLEKYWSKLPDGWLKSLVKLFRKASAELIGQISYGKMNQDIQCLEKFLKILQTIHQVCCSANRDIPNRDFIIHEINDLLDMLQVTLEYLKECNDVYEIVLKQHYYIRTIKILLKFPFAADSASKWRMFCYLRYERLQSISGSFMRNDNTNMLQINRESVLTDTLEYLRQNIHSYIHPLKVEFIGEHGSDIRGLSAEFFSLLSQSILKWEKKVLEVQENSLVWFNPDHVQANRDFYYLGVICGMALYNHHFINIDFPLALFKKLLQQSPTLNDLEELSPVEARSLKSLLEEDEEEVVDMLFLDFMVKGQELIPNGNQIPVTKANRLEYVDLYVDFIFNKSVKSQFEHFSEGFYKGCPLDAWSMFHPEELQQFFQGSPKYEWKELQLCASYEKCSASDELIKNFWTVFFELSEENKRKFLVFLYGTDRVPVGGFSKRVLNISLLNCPDADDRLPEAQTCFGILILPKYSDINTLRNKLIHAISFCEVFGRE